In the Flavobacteriales bacterium genome, GAGCAGATGCGTGCCTATCAGGAGTCCCTGGCCGAGGCGGAACGGGCGCGTCAGGAGCGTTCGGCACAGGCGCGTGAAGGTGCGCAGGGCACGGTGGACGCCACTCGGGAGCAACAGGCAGAGGCCGCGCGCCGGCGGGATGAGGCCCATGCCGGGCAGGTGGCGGCCCAGCGCAGTGCGGTGGAGCAATGGCAGGCCGGCCTGGAACAGGACGCCCGCATGGGGCTGGACCGCAACCAGCGCGCACGCGATGAGGTGACGGCGCAGATGGACCGTCAGGTGGCCCTGCAGGAACGCGGCGCCGAGCTGGCCCGCGGCCAGCGCGACCAGGTGCAGGAGACCAAGGACGTGCAGGCCCGCGTGGGGCAGCAGCTCAGCCAGCGCGCCACCGATCAGCGGCTCGCCGCGCAGGAACAACTGGCGCGCACGCCCCTGAATCAGCCCAAGGACTTCGCCGATTACAACCGAAGCAAGCTGGCCACCGAGTACCCCCCGGGCGTCACCGAGGAGAGCTACACCGAAGGCAACAAGGTGATCATCCGCCGCGTGGTGGTGAACGGCAACAAGGCGGACGAGTACAGCAAGGTGATCGCCAAGTGGGGCACCTTCTACTTCAAGAACGGCCAGAGCATCACCGAGATGATCTGGGCCAACGAGACCGAGCGCGATTGATCCGCGCTTGAACGATCTCCTGTTCCCCGGACAGGGCGCTCATCGTCACGACCTGTCCCGCCCTGCGGGATGCGCACACGAACACCTGGTCACCTGAGCACATGCTCACATGAGCACATGGCAACGACCTGTACCACCTCATCGGGATGAGCGAACGAACACATGGTCACATGACCACATGGCCCCATGCGCACAGGGTCATCTGGCGAGATGACCACACGCCCCGATCCGCTCCCCTGATGCCGGTTGAACGCCCCTAGGGCTTCGCCGCCGCCTTGTCCCGTTCGCGCAGCCGTTTCACCAGGTCGGCCACCTGGGTGGGGTTGAGCTGCTTGCCCACGATCTTCCGGTCTGGACCGATGAGGAAGAACTTGGGGGTGGCGTACACGTCGTAGGTGTCGGCGTAGTTGAGGCTCTGCAGGGTGGTGAGCTTGGGGATGTACTTGTAGGGGTCCTTCTTGGCCTCCTCGTACACGGTGTGGGTGAGGCCCACGTTCACCCAGTCCATCTTGTGCTCGCGGATGAAGGCCTTCCAGTCGTCGAACAGCTTCTGGTCCGTGGCCTTGGCGACGCTGTACACCTCGATGCCCATGGGGCGCAGGGTGTCGCGGTAGCTGGTATAGATCACCGGCAGCTCCTTCTTGCAGTGGCCGCAGTGGGGGTCCCAGAACACCAGCAGCACATAGTCGTTGGGCAGCTTGTGCAGGCTCTTCCACACCTGCTCGGTGGTGTCGGGCAGGATGATCTCGCTGGATCTGGCGCCGATGACCAGGGGGGCCTGCTTCTGGGCGCGTTCGCAGAGCTTCTTGAGCTTCTCCTCGCTCATCCAGAAGGCCTTGCTGTTGCCGCCCGCCTTGGGGCAGTAGTAGGTCAGCGCCATGTGCACGAACACGGCGTCCATGCCCATGATGTCGCTGGTCTCGTACTTGTAGGTGATGCCGTGCACCACGAAGCGGAAGAGGTCCTCGCTCGGGCCCAGGCGGCCGATGAGGTCGTCGGCGAGCTTGATGATGGTGTCCGGGATCTGGGGCACCACCGCACCGATGTACTCATCGAACTTGTTCTGGAAGACCGGGGTGTGGATGATGCGCGGGTCCTTCAGGTCCACGTGGTCCCAGTAGTGCTCACGGTACTGGTAGTAGGCGGCGATGCTGTCCACCCGGCCGTCGGGCAGTTTGGGCTTCTCCAGGTCCACGGGCATGCTCATCCGAACGATGGCGGCCACCAGCGAGCCCGGGGCCTTGGCCACCAGGTCGGCCTGGTAGGCGCGCACCTCCTTGTCCAGTTCCTCCAGGCGCCCCTTCAGCACGCTGCGGCGGAGCGGGTCCGTGGCGTCGTTCAGCAGGGTGCGCAGGCTGTCGCCCTGTTGCTTGCGGCCGTTCAGGAAGCGGATGTAGCCGAAGAAGAGGCCGTTCTCCTGGCTCTTGTCCACGGCCATGGCGCCCATCAGGTCGGCAGCGGAAGTGCGCATGCGCACCTCCGGTTCGTTCACAATGAACTCGAAGTACTTGGGGCCCTTGACCACCACGGCATACACGCCGGCCTTGTAGCCCTCGGGGCGGTTGAAGAGGACGGCACCTTTGGCGTCGGCCACGGCGGTGTCGGCGTAGTAGAGCTTGTTGCCGTAGTAGTTCGCCAGGAAGACCGTGTCCTTCTCGGCGCCGGTGATGCGGAACTCCAGTCGGCGCTGTTCCTGGGCCAGCAGGCCGGCCAGGGGCAGGGTGGTGAGCAGCAGTGCGGTGGGGATGCGCATGGGGCAAAACTAGCCGGGCCCCAGGGGCGGGGACCGGGTGTTAACACCCGATCAACAAACAGCGGGCCGGGGAAAAGGATCCCCCGCGGGGCTGTGGGCAAGGCAACGTTCGGGGCTTCCGTGCGTCCATGGGGTTGAGCTATCTTTGAACCTCACAATCCCCAGGACATGCGCAGGAGCATCCTTACCCTTTCGTTCGCCGCGTTCGCTGTGCTGGCCTCCGCCCAGGAGCGCCAGGTGAAGGTCGCGGACACCCCGCAGATAAAGGCCAAGGCCGAGGAGCGCACCGAGCTGGTGCATCGCACGGTGAACCTGTCGGAGGCCCAGCGCGCCCAGGTGCTGGACGCCTACCTGGAGGTGGAGCGGTACCGCGACGCGCTGCGCCAGCGCTTCGAGGGGCAGCCCGCCGAGGTGGTGGAGGGCGACATGCCCGGCCAGTACAAGGTGATGGACGAGATGGTGGAGACCCGCCTGAACGCGGTGCTCACGGAAGAGCAGCTCAAGGTGTGGCACGAGGCCGCCAAGTGAGCGATCGACCCGGACCCGTGAAGGCCGCCTGAGGGCGGCCTTCCTCATTTCAGGAGGCCACGGCCGTCTTGAACTCGCTGGTGGTGTGGAAGGTGATGGCCGGGTTCTCGCGCCGCTCCAGGTCCAGGATGTAGGCCGTGGGTGCCATGAAGACCGGGTTGCCGTCCTTGTCCTGCACCACCTGCTGGGCCTTCACCCGGATGAAGCGGTCCAGCGCCTCAGGGTCGGTGGCCGTGAGCCAGCAGGCCTTGTGCGCCTGGATGGACTGGAACGCGCACTTCGCGCCGTATTCGTGCTCCAACCGGTAGGCGATCACCTCGAACTGCAGGTCGCCCACGCAGCCCACGATCTTCTTGTTGCCGGGCTGTTGCACGAAGAGCTGGGCCACCCCTTCATCGGTGAGCTGGCGGATGCCCTTCTCCAGCTGCTTGCTCTTCATGGGGTCCATGTTCACCAGCTCGCGGAACAGCTCGGGTGAGAAGGCGGGGATGCCGCGGAAATGGAAGCGCGCACCGTCGGTGAGCGTGTCGCCGATCTTGAAATTGCCCGTGTCGAACAGGCCGATCACATCACCGGGCCAGGCCTCGTCCACGATGGTCTTCTGCGCGGCGAGGAAGTTGGTGGGCGTGGCGAAGCGCAACTGCTTCTCCAGCCGCACATGGTGGTAGTAGGTGTTGCGCTGGAAGCGTCCGCTGCATACCCGGAGGAAGGCGATGCGGTCGCGGTGGTTGGGGTCGAGGTTCGCGTGGATCTTGAACACGAACCCGCTGAAGGCCTTGTCCTCCGGGGAGACCTCCCCTTGGTCGGTGGGGCGGGGCTGTGGCGGCGGCGCGATGCGCACGAAGGTGTCCAGCACCTCCTTCACCCCGAAGTTGTTGAACGCGCTGCCGAAGAACACCGGTGCCCGCCGCCCGGCGAGGTAGTCATCGAGGTCCAGCGCACCGTATACACCCTCCACGAGCTCCACGTCCTGCCGCAGCTGGCCGGCGGCATCGGCGCCGAGCTGGGTGTCCAGCCGCGGATCGGCCAGGTCGTCGATGTGCACCGCAGCGCCCTCCACCTTGGTCTTCACCTCCTCGAAGAGCCGCAGGTCCTTGTCGTACAGGTCGTAGACCCCCTGGAAGGTGTGGCCGATGCCGATGGGCCAGCTCAGCGGGGTCACCTTGATGCGCAGCTCCCGCTCCAGCTCGTCCAGCAGGTCGAAGGGGTCGCGGCCCTCCAGGTCGAGCTTGTTGATGAAGACCATCACGGGGGTGTGGCGCATGCGGCACACCTCCATCAGCCGCCGGGTCTGTTCCTCCACGCCCTTCACGCAGTCCACCACCAGGATCACACTGTCCACGGCGGTCAGGGTGCGGTAGGTGTCCTCGGCGAAGTCCTTGTGGCCGGGGGTGTCCAGCAGGTTCACCAGCTTGCCGGCATAGTGGAAGGTCATCACCGAAGTGCTGACGCTGATGCCGCGCTGGCGCTCGATCTCCATAAAGTCGCTTGCGGCGCCCTTGCGGATCTTGTTGTTCTTCACCGCCCCGGCGGTCTGGATCGCGCCGCCATAGAGCAGGAACTTCTCCGTCAGGGTGGTCTTCCCGGCGTCGGGGTGGCTGATGATGGCGAAGGTGCGCCGGCGTTCGATCTCCTCGTGAAGGCCCATGGGGCGGCAAAAGTAGACGCCGGGTCGCGAGGCGCCGTCCGTGGGAGCCCAAGGTGGTTCCGTCGGATCGCATCAACGGTCGTCAGCGTGGGCCAGTACCTTGGCGGCAAACCGAACGCGAACGAATGGACCAACGATCCCTCCTGGCCGGCGCGCTGCTGCTGGCCTGCCTGCCCATCGGGGCCCAGAACCCGGTCGAACTGCAACTTGTGCCCTGGGCCAATGGCCTCAGTCAGGTGGTGGACCTGGCCCACGCCGGTGACAGCCGCCTGTTCGCGGTGCGCCGCCAGGGGCTCATCACCATCATCAGCGACAGCATGACGGTGGTGTCGCAGCCCTTCCTGAACATCACTACCGCGGTGAACGACCAGGCCGGTGAGCAGGGGCTGCTGGGCCTGGCCTTCGACCCGGATCACGCCAACAACGGCTTCTTCTATGTGCACTACACGGCCGGCACGGGGAATGGCATCAGCCGCATCAGCCGGTGGCGGGTGAGCAACGACCCGGATTCCGCCGACACGGCCAGCGAAGAGGTGCTGTACGAATGGCCCCAGCCCTTCAGCAACCACAACGGCGGTGATCTGGACTTCGGGCCGGATGGGATGCTGTACGTCACCTTCGGCGATGGAGGCGACGGGGGCGACCCGCTGAACAATGCGCAGGACCTGAGCGATCCGCTGGGCGATATCATCCGCATCGACGTCAGCGATCCGGACACCACTTGGACGGTTCCTCCGGACAACCCGTGGGCGGGCCTCAACAACGATACGCTGCCCGAGATCTGGGCGAGCGGGCTGCGCAACCCGTACCGCTTCGGCTTCGACCGGCTCACGGGCGACCTGTGGATCGGGGACGTAGGCCAGAATGCCTGGGAGGAGCTCGACTTCTGGCCCGCGGGTGACAACAGCGGCCCCAACTTCGGCTGGCGCTGCTACGAGGGCGACTCGCCCTTCAATACGGGCGGATGCCAGGGCATGTCCACCTATGAGTTCCCGGTGAGCGTGCATGAGAACATCGCCACGGGCGGCACTTGGTGCAGCGCCATCGGTGGCCGGGTGTACCGCGGCACCACGTATCCCCGCCTGGTGGGCCGGCACATCTACACGGACTATTGTGCCGGCGAGTTCTGGATGCTGACCCCCGACGGCCAGGGAGGTTGGGTGGATGAACTGGGCCTGGCCAGTGGCACCCAGGGCTACGTGGTGATCGCCGAGGATGTGGTCGGCGAACTCTACGCGGGCAACACGAGCAATGGCCAGGTGCGCAAGATCGTGGACCGCTGCCCGATGGACCCGCCCAGCATCAGCTTTGACGGGGCCGTGCTGAGCAGCACCGTCGCGAACGACTACCAGTGGTTCCTCGACGGCAGCCCGATCAGTGGGGCCACGGGGCAGACCTGGGCGCCGACGACCAATGGACTGTACTACGTGGTGGGCGGTTTCGCGAACAACTGCGAGCTGCGGTCGGACAGCATCCAGGTGCTCACCATCGGCTTGGAGGAGGCGGCCGGCACCGCCCTTCGGGTCTATCCGCAACCGGTGGAGGACGAACTGGTGGTGGAGTGGACGGCGATCGCTGCTGGTGAAAGCTGGCAGCTGGTGGATGCCCTGGGTCGCGAGCTCCTGAGCGGTGGCTGGCCCGCCGGTCGCACCGTCGCACGGATCGATGTGCGCGGGATCGCCCCGGGGCCGGCCGTGCTCCGCCTCATCGACGCTGAAGGCCGCACGCGCGCCAGCCGCCCCGTGCTGGTCCGCTAAGGGACGGTCGTTCAACGAAGAAGCCCCCTTGGCACGCCAAGGGGGCTTCTTCATTCCGAGCGGTCCGATCAGCGGCGCACCACAAGGCGCTCGGTCAGCACACGGTCACCCGCCGTGAGGCGCACGACATAGAGGCCGGTGGGCAGCTGCTGGTCCATGGCGATGGTCCGTTCCACGCGGCCGGCCTGCACGGCAAGCCCGGTGGACAGCACCAGGCGGCCCTGCCCGTCGATGACGTCAAGCACGGCGTTGGTCGTGGTGGCACCGAGGTCGCTGAGGCGGATCGCCAAGCTGTTGCCGTCGTTCGGGTTGGGGAAGACGGCGAAGGCGGGAGAACCGCTCTCGAGAAGGGTGCCGGTGCGGAACTCCACCGGGGCGCCGATGGTGACCTCGCACACATCACCGGCCGGGCAGAAGGAGGCCGCATTGTCCAAGCTCGCCTGAACGGTCACCGCATAGGTGACGCCGTCCAGCAATGGCAGGGTGGCCCAGTTCAGCAGCAGGTTGGTGCTGGTGATGGTGATCTGGCGCACGAAGCCGCCGCCGTCCGCTTCGAACCGGAAGCGGTAGTGCGTGGCGCCCGCCACCGGATAGCAGTGCACCTTGTCGGAGCTGCCGAACTCACGCGTCACCCCGCAGGAGAAGTTGGCGTTGTTGGGGTTGTCGATGAGCTTGGTGGCCGGGCAGGTGATGGCCGGGCTGGGGATGCGGAACCGGCAGGCGGGACCGAACTCGTTGTCCACCCCGTTCACACGGCTGCGGATGCGCACGTTGAGCAGGCGGTTGGTGGGCAGGGGCAGGGTGACGATGCTGCTCAGTTTCAGGTGGCAGGCGCGGGTGGCGTTGGCCGGACCGAACCCGCCGCTGGTGGCGTGGTTGCGGAAGATGCGGCGGCTGTAGCCTCCATCGGCATCGAAGAACCAGAACTGGTAGCCGTCATCGGTCTGGTCACCCACGGTCCACTCCGCGCTCACGTCCGGGTTCTCGGTGGCCACGATCACGTCGTTGGGCAGCCAGTCCTCCTTGTCGCACTGCTGGAAGATGGGCCGGTCGAAGCCCACCGGCACGCAGAAGGGGTTGTTGGCCGAGCCGGTGGCGTTGTAGGTGCCATCGCTGTCCAGCACGCGCTGGCCCGTTGCGTCGGCCAGGATGTAACCGCCGGGTGCATCGATGCCGTCGCCGAAGCCGTCGAACATCACCAGTTCATAGCAGCCGTTGGGCAGGCAGCAGGCCTCGGTGATCGTGCTGAGCTGCTGGAAGTAGGGGCCGCCGGAGCACACCGTGGGGCCTCCGCCGGCCTCCTGGATCACCCAGGTGATCTCATCCGGATAGGTATCCGTGTTGATCGTCAACTCCATCTCGTTCTCCGTGCAGGGCGGGGGAGGCGTGCAGTCCTCGGTGATGCTGCCGATGGTGACGTTGCATTGGGCGTAGGTGTCGTGCGTCACGGTGATGGACACCAGGTCCAGGTTGTTGAAGGTGCCGATGGTGTACACCCCGGTGCCGACGGCCGATTCGAAGTCGAAGTTGAGGTCGTTGAAGATGTCCACCGCGGCGCTGCTGCCCAGATCGGTCACGTTCACTACAATGTCCCACGTGAAGTCATCCACGCACACCGGGTTCACGGTGAAGGTGGGGGGCTCGCAGAGGCAGAACTGGTTGGTGGCGATGTTCGCCTCACCGGGGGTCACGCAGCGCAGGCTGAAGTCCACATTGTTCTGGTCGGTGTCCACGCCGTCCGGGAAGCGGGACAGGCCCTGCTGCTCGTAGCTGGGGATCAGGGCGGGGTTGTCCTCCAGCCCCACGCCGCTTCCTTCGGTGTATCCAACGATATCGCCCTCATAGGTCATGGCATCGAGCAGGGTGTTCGCCGGATCGAGCAAGGCCACGCCGTCAGGGGCGCCGTTCTGAATGAGGTTGGTGGCCGGGCTCACCTGGAGGTCGCAGTTGGCCACGGCACTGCCGGTGCCACAGATCACATAGTAGTCACCGGCGGCCAGCGAGAAGCTCGGCAGCGTGAAGGTGGCGTAGGGCAGGCCGTTGGACCCGTTGATCAACTGCACCTTCACCCCGGCCAGGTCCAGGGCCACCGCACCCGTGTTCTTGATCTCGACGAATTCCAAGGCGTCGGTCCCGTCCTGGTCGTAGTCCACCTCATTGATCAGCAGCACGGTGTAGTCCAGCGGCGGTTCGCAGGTGGGCGCCGGACCACTAACAGTGATCGCATCACACGGTGCGGTGAAGGTCACCGAGTAGGCGTCCGCGTCGCTGATGCCGCTCACCACGATGGTGCCGTTGGACACGGCAGCGGGATCGTCCCCGCCCACACTGCCAGTAACGCTGTTGTTCACCACGGTGATGCCGGCCTGAACGCCGGAGTATGCGATGCTGAGGTCGTAAGTGTCGCCCGGGCCGGGGTTGGTGCTGTTGCAGGTGGCTGTAACCGTGCCGATCGTGATGCCACACGACGGGACCGAGAAGCTCTGGCCGTTGTTGAAGGCGCCGGGGGTGGCGGTGGCCTGCGCGGCCCACGTGAAGTTGCCATAGACCGTGCCTGTGCCGGTGAGCTGAAGCGACTGGCCTTCGACGTTACCGGGTTCGGACACACCGATATCCGTGCTGGTCTGACCATTGGCCGCGCCGGCGGTGGCGGTGAAGCTTCCCTCGTAGCTCAGGAACTGGATCACCACGCTGCTGCCGTTCACCAGGGCCACACCGTCGGGCGAGCCGTTCTGAAGGCCGCTGATCGGGGTCCAGACCACGCCATAGCCGCCGCCCAGATCGGGGATCGTCCCGCTCAGCGTGCCGATGGGGGTGTAGTTGGCGCCGCCCGAGCCATTATAGGGGATGATCGTCCATCCGGTGAGGTCGGTGCCGGCCGGGCCGGCGATCTCCACGCCTTCCCCGCTGTCGCCGCTGGCGTCGTCGTAGTGGATCTCGTTGATGAAGACGGTCTGCGCCGAAAGTGCACCGGCCGCTAGGAAGGCCGTCAGCAACGGTGCCATCCGTGCCGGTTGGGTCATGTGGCTCATGGGTGAGGGTGTTTGGGTCAGGGATGCAAAGCTCGAACGGGAAAGTTAACCGGGATCTGGGGAACTGTTAACCCTGCGCGGCGTGTCCTGGATCGGGGCCAACCACTACTTTGCACCATCACCCGACCCCATGCGCATCGCCATCGCCCTTGTCGCCTCCCTGCTGGGGGCCGCCGCCGCAGGCCAGACCGTGCTCTACACGGAGAACTTCGAAACCGCGCCCACCTTCACGTTGAACACCACGGACGTCGGCTCCATCAGCGGTGGGGCGAACACGTGGCTCATCAACAGCACCTACGCGGGTGGCAATGGTGACGTGGACTGCAGCGGGTTCACGGTCACCTTCACCATTCCATCCACTGCGGGCCAGCCCGGGGGGATCCAGCCGGCCAATGGGAACTACCTCCACACGGCGAGCACGGAGGCCGTGGCCGATGGCATCACCTGTTGCTCCTTCGCCGCCGCCGATGGGTTCTGCACCGACCCCGGCAACCACTTCGCCCGCATGAGCACGGACATCAGCACGCTGGGCCAGACCGATGTGACGCTCTCGTTCTGGTGGCTCTGCAATGGGGGCAACCAGAACTATGGTGAGGTGTACTACAGCACCAACGGTGGAAGCAGCTGGAACCTGATCACCACGCCCATCAGCCAGTATCGCAACCAACCGACGTGGACCCAGCAGAGCATCATGCTGCCGGCCTTCGACAACCAGGCCACGCTGCGGTTCGGCTACCGCTTCGTGAACGGCACCTCGTTGTTCGGTGGACAGGACCCCGGCTTCGGTATCGACAACATCCAGGTGAGCGCGGCGGGTGCGCAGCCGAACGCGTTGACCACCACCACGGTGAGCCCTGTTCAGGTGTGCGTGGGAGGCACCGTCCAAGTGGTGTACACGGCCACCGGTACCTGGGGGGGCGGCAACGTGTTCACCGCGGAGCTCAGCGATGCGTCCGGGAGCTTCGCCGCTCCTGTCGCGGTGGGCAGCATCGCCTCCACCACTCCGGTCCCGATCACGGCCACCATCCCGCTGGGCACCCTGCCCGGCACCGGCTATCGCCTCCGGGTCACGGCGAGCACACCGGCGACCACGGGTGCGCCGAACGTCCAGGACATCACCATCTCGGTGGGCAACAACGCGGGTGCGGGTGGCAACATCTTCATCTGCAAGAACACAGGGCTGTACACCTTGCTGAACGAACTGACCGGCTCTCCGGACAATTGCGGCACCTGGACCGGTCCGAACGGGAACCCCTTCAATGGCGTGTTCGATTCGGCCAGCGACCCGGGCGGCTGTTACACCTACATGGTGGCCTGCAGCGTGGGTTGCCCGGCGGATGACACCGACCTGTGCATCACGCTCATCGACGGCGCCAATGCCGGGCAGGACGCCAGCGCGGCCGTGTGCAACGCCGACGGCGCCCAGAGCCTGTTCCCCTTCGTGGTGGGCGGGGACCTCACGGGTCTCTTCTTCGATGGGACGATACCCCTGGTGGAGACCCCGCAGGCGGCCGGCACGTACGACCTGACGTATGTGGTGTATGGCCAGGGACCATGTCCCAACGACACGGCCTCGCTGGTGCTGGTGGTGTCGGACAGCGCGTGGGCAGGTGCGGGTGGAACGGTGACGTTCTGCGCGGACGACCCGGCCACGGCGCTCTTCGGCCTGCTGACCGACGGTCCTGACCAAGGGGGCTCGTGGACGGACCCGAACAACCTGCCGTTCGGTGGGGTCTTCGTTCCAGGTGTCTCTCCGGTGGGTCTGTACACCTACACGGTGAACGCCGTGGCGCCCTGTCCGGCGGACGAGGCGGTGTTGGCCGTGGTGGTGGACCCGTGCCTTGGAGTGACCGAAGCGGATGGAGGCCAGGCCGGCCTTCGGTCGTGGATGGAAGGGAACGTGCTCACGCTATCGTGGTCGTTCGCAGGGGAGCCGATGATCCGGATCCTGGATGCGGGTGGGCGGGCCGTTCCCGTTGAGGTGGAGGCCGTTGACCCCGGACAGGCCCGGGTGGGCATCGGCTCCCTGGCCGAAGGGGTCTACACCGTGGTGCTGACCGATCGCGCGGTGCGGGGGGCGGCCCGCTTCGTGATCACTCGCTAGTGTGTTGGCGATCGTGGATGGATCGTGGACAACCCACGGTCCTTCGTCTCACGGGCCCCGGATAACTTGCCCCTGCCTTGGAGCCGAGCGCCGAGGTCGTGTTCGGGACGTGGGCCGGAAGGCCAGCCTGGTAAGAGGTGCGGACCGGACGGCATGAGCAGGCCAGCCACGCTTGTGCGGACCAAAGCAGTACCGGGGAGCCCGATCGCAAGAACGGTCCCGGTGGTGTGAAGCGCAGGTGAAGAGGGCGTGAACCGGGGATCAAGGTCCACGGGGCGCGTGAGCAGGGGTCGCCGAACGGGCGACCCCTGCTTCGTTCCTGCCGGCTGCGATCGGCGCGGGAAACCGGCGCGTGACGCGTATTCCGACACGATCGATCGTGGATAAGTGCGCCGCACCGCACCGGGCCGGGGGGGGCAAGGGGCGGATACATTTGGTCAGCAACGTTCCTTGATCGGATGAAGAAGAAAGACCGGAAGATCTTCGTGCTGGACACCTCGGTGATCCTCTACGACCACTCGGCCATCGAATGCTTCCAGGAGCACGATGTCGCCGTCCCCATCCAAGTGCTTGAAGAACTTGACACCTTCAAAAAAGGCAACGACACCATCAACTATGAGGCGCGGGAGTTCATCCGGCACCTCGACGGCATCGCCCAGCGCGACCTGCTGACGGATTGGATCCCCCTGAACGGGCCCACCAAGGGCAAGTTCAAGGTGGTGGCCAAGCACGACCTCAACGGGGTCGATGCCACCAAGGTCTTCCAGGACAGCAAGAACGACCATCAGATCATCAATGCGGCACTGACCCTTCAGCGACAGCACAAGGACCGCAAGGTGGTGCTGGTGAGCAAGGATATCGCCCTGCGATTGAAGGCCAAGAGCCTGAACATCGTGGCCGAGGACTACCTCACGGGCAAGGTGCAGGACATGCAGCACAAGCTGTACACCGGCCGGACGGTGCTGGACGATTACAATGAGGGGCTGATCGACACCTTGTTCGAGCAAGGCAGCCTGCCGGTGGACGACCTGGGGATCAAGCGTCCGCGCGGGAACCAGTTCTTCATCCTCCGTCACAAGAAGAAGAGCATCCTGGCCAAGTTCGATCCGCGCACGGGCATGGTGGGTCGTGTGGAGAAGCAGAACGTCTTCGGTATCGGCCCCAAGAACGCCGAACAGGCGCTGGCCATGAGCGCGCTGCTCGACCCGGAGATCAAGTTGGTGACCTTGCAGGGCGCCGCAGGGACAGGAAAAACGCTGCTGGCCCTGGCGTGCGCCTTGGAGCAGCGGCGGATGTACAGGCAGATCTATGTCACCCGCCCGGTGGTGCCGCTCAGCAACAAGGACATCGGCTATCTGCCGGGGGATATCCAGAGCAAGCTTGATCCCTATATGCAGCCCTTGTGGGACAACCTCAAG is a window encoding:
- a CDS encoding peptide chain release factor 3 → MGLHEEIERRRTFAIISHPDAGKTTLTEKFLLYGGAIQTAGAVKNNKIRKGAASDFMEIERQRGISVSTSVMTFHYAGKLVNLLDTPGHKDFAEDTYRTLTAVDSVILVVDCVKGVEEQTRRLMEVCRMRHTPVMVFINKLDLEGRDPFDLLDELERELRIKVTPLSWPIGIGHTFQGVYDLYDKDLRLFEEVKTKVEGAAVHIDDLADPRLDTQLGADAAGQLRQDVELVEGVYGALDLDDYLAGRRAPVFFGSAFNNFGVKEVLDTFVRIAPPPQPRPTDQGEVSPEDKAFSGFVFKIHANLDPNHRDRIAFLRVCSGRFQRNTYYHHVRLEKQLRFATPTNFLAAQKTIVDEAWPGDVIGLFDTGNFKIGDTLTDGARFHFRGIPAFSPELFRELVNMDPMKSKQLEKGIRQLTDEGVAQLFVQQPGNKKIVGCVGDLQFEVIAYRLEHEYGAKCAFQSIQAHKACWLTATDPEALDRFIRVKAQQVVQDKDGNPVFMAPTAYILDLERRENPAITFHTTSEFKTAVAS
- a CDS encoding PQQ-dependent sugar dehydrogenase, giving the protein MDQRSLLAGALLLACLPIGAQNPVELQLVPWANGLSQVVDLAHAGDSRLFAVRRQGLITIISDSMTVVSQPFLNITTAVNDQAGEQGLLGLAFDPDHANNGFFYVHYTAGTGNGISRISRWRVSNDPDSADTASEEVLYEWPQPFSNHNGGDLDFGPDGMLYVTFGDGGDGGDPLNNAQDLSDPLGDIIRIDVSDPDTTWTVPPDNPWAGLNNDTLPEIWASGLRNPYRFGFDRLTGDLWIGDVGQNAWEELDFWPAGDNSGPNFGWRCYEGDSPFNTGGCQGMSTYEFPVSVHENIATGGTWCSAIGGRVYRGTTYPRLVGRHIYTDYCAGEFWMLTPDGQGGWVDELGLASGTQGYVVIAEDVVGELYAGNTSNGQVRKIVDRCPMDPPSISFDGAVLSSTVANDYQWFLDGSPISGATGQTWAPTTNGLYYVVGGFANNCELRSDSIQVLTIGLEEAAGTALRVYPQPVEDELVVEWTAIAAGESWQLVDALGRELLSGGWPAGRTVARIDVRGIAPGPAVLRLIDAEGRTRASRPVLVR
- a CDS encoding lamin tail domain-containing protein — its product is MSHMTQPARMAPLLTAFLAAGALSAQTVFINEIHYDDASGDSGEGVEIAGPAGTDLTGWTIIPYNGSGGANYTPIGTLSGTIPDLGGGYGVVWTPISGLQNGSPDGVALVNGSSVVIQFLSYEGSFTATAGAANGQTSTDIGVSEPGNVEGQSLQLTGTGTVYGNFTWAAQATATPGAFNNGQSFSVPSCGITIGTVTATCNSTNPGPGDTYDLSIAYSGVQAGITVVNNSVTGSVGGDDPAAVSNGTIVVSGISDADAYSVTFTAPCDAITVSGPAPTCEPPLDYTVLLINEVDYDQDGTDALEFVEIKNTGAVALDLAGVKVQLINGSNGLPYATFTLPSFSLAAGDYYVICGTGSAVANCDLQVSPATNLIQNGAPDGVALLDPANTLLDAMTYEGDIVGYTEGSGVGLEDNPALIPSYEQQGLSRFPDGVDTDQNNVDFSLRCVTPGEANIATNQFCLCEPPTFTVNPVCVDDFTWDIVVNVTDLGSSAAVDIFNDLNFDFESAVGTGVYTIGTFNNLDLVSITVTHDTYAQCNVTIGSITEDCTPPPPCTENEMELTINTDTYPDEITWVIQEAGGGPTVCSGGPYFQQLSTITEACCLPNGCYELVMFDGFGDGIDAPGGYILADATGQRVLDSDGTYNATGSANNPFCVPVGFDRPIFQQCDKEDWLPNDVIVATENPDVSAEWTVGDQTDDGYQFWFFDADGGYSRRIFRNHATSGGFGPANATRACHLKLSSIVTLPLPTNRLLNVRIRSRVNGVDNEFGPACRFRIPSPAITCPATKLIDNPNNANFSCGVTREFGSSDKVHCYPVAGATHYRFRFEADGGGFVRQITITSTNLLLNWATLPLLDGVTYAVTVQASLDNAASFCPAGDVCEVTIGAPVEFRTGTLLESGSPAFAVFPNPNDGNSLAIRLSDLGATTTNAVLDVIDGQGRLVLSTGLAVQAGRVERTIAMDQQLPTGLYVVRLTAGDRVLTERLVVRR
- a CDS encoding DUF5106 domain-containing protein, translating into MRIPTALLLTTLPLAGLLAQEQRRLEFRITGAEKDTVFLANYYGNKLYYADTAVADAKGAVLFNRPEGYKAGVYAVVVKGPKYFEFIVNEPEVRMRTSAADLMGAMAVDKSQENGLFFGYIRFLNGRKQQGDSLRTLLNDATDPLRRSVLKGRLEELDKEVRAYQADLVAKAPGSLVAAIVRMSMPVDLEKPKLPDGRVDSIAAYYQYREHYWDHVDLKDPRIIHTPVFQNKFDEYIGAVVPQIPDTIIKLADDLIGRLGPSEDLFRFVVHGITYKYETSDIMGMDAVFVHMALTYYCPKAGGNSKAFWMSEEKLKKLCERAQKQAPLVIGARSSEIILPDTTEQVWKSLHKLPNDYVLLVFWDPHCGHCKKELPVIYTSYRDTLRPMGIEVYSVAKATDQKLFDDWKAFIREHKMDWVNVGLTHTVYEEAKKDPYKYIPKLTTLQSLNYADTYDVYATPKFFLIGPDRKIVGKQLNPTQVADLVKRLRERDKAAAKP